Proteins encoded by one window of Martelella endophytica:
- the nirD gene encoding nitrite reductase small subunit NirD, whose product MSNEFIAIGHIQDIPRRGARCINTAFGRIAVFRTAEDDVFAMDDRCPHKGGPLSQGLVHGRAVTCPLHNMVISLESGEALGADEGEVRTYPVRVDDGQLSIALSALPLAAE is encoded by the coding sequence ATGAGCAACGAATTCATCGCCATCGGCCATATTCAGGACATTCCCCGGCGCGGCGCGCGCTGCATCAACACGGCTTTCGGGCGCATCGCGGTCTTCCGCACGGCCGAGGATGACGTCTTTGCCATGGATGACCGCTGCCCGCACAAGGGCGGGCCGTTGTCGCAAGGCCTGGTGCATGGCAGGGCCGTGACCTGCCCCTTGCACAACATGGTCATTTCCCTGGAAAGCGGCGAGGCACTCGGCGCCGATGAAGGCGAGGTGCGGACCTATCCGGTCCGGGTGGACGACGGGCAGCTTTCCATCGCGCTCTCCGCTTTGCCGCTCGCGGCCGAATAG
- a CDS encoding ABC transporter permease: MLQYAAQRLVQAIIAIFGVLTIVFVVMHLSGDPTLLLVPQDASAAMIAELRHQLGFDRPISVQYLDYLNDLAHFDFGVSVVQRVPVIDIVASRLPYTIELAAGALVVAIGFGIPAGIIMATVRGGVIERVLTAIVVTGQSVPTFLSGILLIFIFGVTLRWLPTSGSGTFSALIMPSIALGALSMSTFARMTRIAILDELGKDYVRAGRARGLSMEKIVVRHVLRNASIPVITIAALEIGNLLAGAVIIETVFAWPGIGQLAIQSIQSRDFLVVQLIVLLISVVYVLTSVLADFIYVVVDPRIRLVR, translated from the coding sequence ATGCTGCAATACGCCGCCCAGCGACTGGTACAAGCGATCATCGCGATCTTCGGCGTGCTCACGATCGTTTTCGTCGTGATGCATCTTTCGGGGGACCCGACCTTGCTTCTGGTCCCCCAGGATGCCTCGGCGGCGATGATCGCCGAACTTCGCCACCAGCTCGGCTTCGACCGGCCGATCTCGGTGCAGTATCTCGACTATCTCAACGATCTCGCCCATTTCGATTTCGGCGTCTCCGTGGTCCAGCGGGTGCCGGTCATCGATATCGTCGCCTCGCGCCTACCCTACACGATCGAGCTTGCCGCCGGCGCCCTGGTCGTCGCGATAGGCTTCGGCATTCCGGCGGGCATCATCATGGCGACGGTGCGCGGCGGCGTGATCGAACGGGTGCTGACGGCGATCGTCGTCACCGGACAGAGCGTTCCGACCTTCCTCTCCGGCATCCTCCTGATCTTCATCTTCGGCGTCACCCTGCGCTGGCTGCCGACTTCGGGTTCGGGCACGTTTTCAGCGCTGATCATGCCGTCGATCGCGCTCGGTGCGCTGTCGATGTCGACCTTCGCACGCATGACGCGGATCGCCATACTGGACGAACTCGGCAAGGATTATGTCCGCGCCGGCCGCGCCCGCGGCCTGTCGATGGAAAAGATCGTCGTGCGCCACGTGCTGCGCAACGCCTCCATTCCGGTGATTACCATTGCCGCGCTCGAAATCGGCAATCTGCTGGCGGGCGCCGTCATCATCGAGACGGTGTTCGCCTGGCCCGGCATCGGCCAGCTCGCCATCCAGTCGATCCAGTCGCGCGATTTTCTCGTCGTCCAGCTGATCGTTCTGCTGATCTCGGTGGTCTATGTGCTCACCAGCGTGCTGGCGGATTTCATCTATGTCGTGGTCGACCCGCGCATCCGTCTTGTCAGATAA
- a CDS encoding ABC transporter permease has protein sequence MNARALSLRLRLNRVPVAVILAGIVLTVIVLLAIFAPFVTPLDPNKQTLLARLKPPGFTYRGITYWLGTDDLGRDLLSRTLYGARISLSVAVLSVVVSTVVGVALGMIAGWFRGFTETVIMRLVDIMMSIPAVLLAVLTVAVLGPGFLKLVLVLGLTRWPRYTRVAYGQTLQVANLPFIKASELAGAGASRILFHHVLPNIAGPILIVATAEFGLMILMEAGLSFLGLGIQPPAASWGSIMSVGRQYLERAWWIVAVPGAALFLLVFSVNIVGDWLRDHLDPRSRSR, from the coding sequence GTGAACGCGCGCGCCCTTTCCCTCCGTCTTCGCCTGAACCGGGTCCCGGTCGCGGTCATCCTGGCGGGGATCGTCCTGACGGTCATCGTGCTGCTGGCGATCTTCGCGCCCTTTGTCACGCCGCTCGATCCGAACAAGCAGACGCTTCTCGCGCGGCTGAAGCCGCCGGGCTTTACCTATCGCGGCATCACCTACTGGCTGGGAACGGATGATCTCGGTCGCGATCTCTTGTCGCGTACGCTTTATGGTGCCAGGATTTCGCTCAGCGTTGCGGTGCTGTCGGTGGTCGTTTCCACCGTGGTCGGCGTCGCGCTCGGCATGATCGCAGGCTGGTTCCGCGGCTTTACCGAAACCGTGATCATGCGGCTCGTCGATATCATGATGTCGATCCCGGCCGTGCTGCTCGCCGTACTCACCGTCGCCGTTCTCGGACCCGGTTTTCTGAAGCTCGTTCTGGTGCTCGGCCTTACCCGCTGGCCGCGCTATACCCGCGTCGCCTATGGCCAGACGCTGCAGGTCGCCAATCTGCCCTTCATCAAGGCCTCCGAACTTGCCGGCGCCGGCGCCAGCCGCATCCTCTTCCACCACGTCCTGCCGAATATTGCCGGGCCGATCCTGATCGTGGCGACCGCGGAATTCGGCCTGATGATCCTGATGGAGGCCGGGCTTTCCTTCCTCGGTCTCGGAATTCAGCCGCCAGCGGCAAGCTGGGGCTCGATCATGAGTGTCGGACGGCAATATCTGGAGCGCGCCTGGTGGATCGTCGCCGTGCCCGGCGCGGCACTCTTCCTTCTCGTCTTTTCCGTCAACATCGTGGGAGACTGGCTGCGCGACCATCTCGACCCACGCTCCCGTTCCCGCTGA
- the nirB gene encoding nitrite reductase large subunit NirB translates to MAQKLVIIGNGMAPGRMLEDLFERASGLYDVTIFNAEPRVNYDRIMLSPVLSGEKTYEDIIIHGDDWYEVNGVTLHRGAKVAEIDREAKTVTAENGVTASYDRLVIATGSSPFIIPVSGHDLPGVLAYRDLDDVEKMLKIAAGQGHAVVIGGGLLGLEAAYGLKQRGMSVTVLHLMDTIMERQLDPAAAYLLEKALDDRGIEIITKANTKKILGEGRVEGVELEDGRIISADMVVMAVGIRPAAGLAKDAGLEVNRGIVVDDGMATSDPSIFALGECAEHRGTCYGLVAPLYESAGVLADRLAGGAAEYKGSHVNTKLKVTGIKLFSAGDFAEGPDREEVVLRDATRGVYKRVILQDNRVIGAVLYGDTADGAWYFDMLKRGTDVSEMRETLIYGQAYQGGATADPAAAVAALPDDAEICGCNGICKGKIVTAIKDKGLTSLDDVRAHTKASASCGTCTGLVEQLMALTLGDAYNPAAVQPVCGCIDLGHDDVRRLIRAKGLKTIPAVMQELEWKTSCGCAKCRPALNYYLVCDWPGEYADDYQSRFINERVHANIQKDGTYSVVPRMWGGVTSSKELRAIADVVDKYEIPTVKCTGGQRIDMLGVKKEDLPAVWADLGKAGFVSGQAYAKGLRTVKTCVGSDWCRFGTQDSTGLGIRLEKFMWGSWTPAKLKLAVSGCPRNCAEATCKDIGVICVDSGFEIHFAGAAGLEIRGTEVLGMVKTEDEALEHIVALTQMYREQARYLERIYKWAKRIGYDEVRAQIMDDAEKRKAYFDRFVESQKYAQVDPWSERVSGKDKHEFKPMAVVGHPEPAE, encoded by the coding sequence ATGGCCCAGAAACTCGTCATCATCGGAAACGGCATGGCCCCCGGCCGCATGCTCGAAGACCTGTTCGAGCGCGCCTCCGGCCTCTATGATGTCACCATCTTCAACGCCGAACCGCGGGTGAATTACGACCGCATCATGCTGTCGCCGGTGCTTTCGGGCGAAAAGACCTATGAAGACATCATCATCCATGGCGATGACTGGTATGAGGTGAACGGCGTGACTCTGCATCGCGGCGCAAAGGTCGCGGAGATCGACCGGGAAGCAAAGACCGTCACCGCCGAAAATGGCGTCACGGCCTCCTATGACCGGCTGGTGATCGCCACCGGGTCCTCGCCCTTCATTATCCCGGTGTCCGGGCATGATCTGCCCGGCGTGCTCGCCTATCGCGATCTCGACGATGTCGAGAAGATGCTGAAAATTGCCGCGGGGCAGGGCCATGCGGTCGTCATCGGTGGCGGGTTACTGGGGCTTGAGGCGGCCTACGGGCTGAAGCAACGCGGCATGAGCGTCACCGTGCTGCACCTGATGGATACGATCATGGAGCGCCAGCTCGATCCGGCAGCGGCCTATCTCCTGGAAAAGGCGCTCGACGATCGCGGCATCGAGATCATCACCAAGGCCAACACCAAGAAAATCCTTGGAGAGGGCAGGGTCGAGGGCGTCGAACTGGAGGACGGCCGCATCATCTCCGCCGACATGGTGGTGATGGCGGTCGGCATCCGCCCGGCGGCAGGGCTTGCCAAGGATGCCGGACTTGAGGTCAATCGCGGCATCGTCGTCGATGACGGCATGGCGACCTCCGATCCTTCGATCTTCGCGCTCGGCGAATGCGCCGAGCATCGCGGCACCTGCTACGGTCTCGTCGCGCCGCTTTATGAAAGTGCGGGCGTGCTTGCCGACCGGCTTGCCGGCGGTGCGGCGGAATACAAGGGCTCGCATGTCAACACCAAGCTGAAGGTCACCGGCATCAAGCTGTTTTCCGCCGGCGATTTCGCCGAGGGGCCGGACCGAGAGGAAGTGGTGCTGCGCGATGCGACCCGCGGCGTCTACAAGCGCGTGATCCTGCAGGATAACCGCGTGATCGGCGCCGTGCTTTATGGCGACACCGCCGATGGCGCCTGGTATTTCGACATGCTGAAGCGCGGGACGGACGTTTCCGAAATGCGCGAGACGCTGATCTACGGTCAGGCCTATCAGGGCGGCGCCACCGCCGATCCGGCTGCCGCCGTGGCAGCGCTTCCCGATGACGCGGAAATTTGCGGCTGCAACGGCATCTGCAAGGGCAAGATCGTAACCGCGATCAAGGACAAGGGCCTGACCTCGCTCGATGATGTCCGCGCCCACACGAAGGCCTCGGCGTCGTGCGGCACCTGCACCGGGCTCGTCGAACAGCTGATGGCGCTGACGCTGGGGGATGCCTATAACCCCGCGGCCGTCCAGCCGGTTTGCGGTTGCATCGATCTTGGCCATGACGACGTGCGCCGCCTGATCCGCGCCAAGGGGCTGAAGACCATTCCCGCCGTCATGCAGGAGCTCGAATGGAAAACCTCCTGCGGCTGCGCCAAGTGCCGGCCGGCGCTGAACTACTATCTCGTCTGCGACTGGCCGGGCGAATACGCCGATGACTATCAGTCGCGCTTCATCAACGAGCGCGTCCACGCCAATATCCAGAAGGACGGCACCTATTCGGTGGTGCCGCGCATGTGGGGCGGCGTCACCTCGTCGAAGGAATTGCGCGCGATTGCCGACGTCGTCGACAAATACGAAATCCCGACCGTCAAATGCACCGGCGGCCAGCGCATAGACATGCTGGGCGTGAAAAAGGAGGACCTGCCGGCGGTCTGGGCCGATCTCGGCAAGGCGGGCTTCGTTTCCGGCCAGGCCTATGCCAAGGGCCTGCGCACGGTGAAGACCTGCGTCGGCAGCGACTGGTGCCGCTTCGGAACGCAGGATTCGACCGGCCTTGGCATAAGGCTCGAGAAATTCATGTGGGGCTCGTGGACGCCGGCCAAACTCAAGCTCGCCGTTTCCGGCTGTCCGCGCAACTGCGCGGAGGCAACCTGCAAGGATATCGGCGTGATCTGCGTCGATTCCGGCTTCGAAATCCATTTCGCGGGTGCTGCCGGTCTCGAAATCCGGGGCACCGAGGTGCTCGGCATGGTGAAAACCGAGGACGAGGCGCTGGAGCATATCGTGGCGCTCACCCAGATGTACCGCGAACAGGCGCGCTATCTGGAGCGCATCTACAAATGGGCGAAACGCATCGGCTATGACGAAGTCCGCGCCCAGATCATGGACGATGCCGAAAAGCGCAAGGCCTATTTCGACCGCTTCGTCGAGAGCCAGAAATACGCCCAGGTCGACCCGTGGTCGGAACGCGTCTCCGGCAAGGACAAGCATGAGTTCAAGCCGATGGCCGTGGTCGGTCATCCCGAGCCGGCGGAGTGA
- a CDS encoding SDR family NAD(P)-dependent oxidoreductase, which produces MQFQDKTMVITGAAGIFGSWIAAYFAKEGARLCLSDIRMDTLEKVAADLDLDPKTTLLHATELTSDDSMLELVDLVRREWQAPDILVNNAGIYTRFSLLDMALSDWDRVFGVNLRAPFVLSREMAKLMIADGRKGSIINISSGASRKMNQNSVPYCTSKTAVERLSKGFAMELAHHGIRVNVVEPGFAPGSEVSALSEEYVANMLKNIPLGRASGPEDAPGAIAYLCSEQAGFITGAVLSVDGGNSIGNYKRPEAAPAKAG; this is translated from the coding sequence ATGCAGTTTCAAGACAAGACCATGGTTATCACCGGCGCGGCCGGGATCTTCGGCAGCTGGATCGCCGCCTATTTTGCGAAGGAAGGGGCCAGGCTCTGCCTCAGCGACATTCGCATGGATACGCTGGAGAAGGTTGCCGCCGACCTCGACCTTGATCCGAAAACGACGCTTCTGCATGCGACCGAACTCACGAGCGACGACTCGATGCTTGAACTGGTCGACCTCGTGCGGCGCGAATGGCAGGCGCCGGATATCCTCGTCAACAATGCCGGTATCTATACACGCTTCAGCCTTCTCGACATGGCGCTTTCCGACTGGGACCGCGTCTTCGGCGTCAATCTGCGCGCGCCCTTCGTGCTGTCCCGCGAAATGGCGAAGCTGATGATCGCCGATGGCCGCAAGGGCTCGATCATCAACATCTCCTCGGGTGCTTCACGCAAGATGAACCAGAATTCGGTGCCCTACTGCACCTCCAAGACAGCTGTCGAACGGCTTTCCAAGGGCTTCGCCATGGAACTCGCCCATCACGGCATCCGCGTCAATGTCGTGGAACCGGGCTTCGCGCCGGGAAGCGAGGTCTCCGCGCTCAGCGAGGAGTATGTCGCCAACATGCTGAAGAACATTCCGCTCGGCCGCGCCAGCGGGCCGGAGGATGCGCCGGGCGCGATTGCCTACCTGTGCTCCGAGCAGGCCGGCTTCATCACCGGCGCGGTCCTGAGCGTCGACGGCGGCAATTCAATCGGCAACTACAAGCGCCCGGAAGCGGCGCCGGCAAAGGCGGGGTGA
- the cysG gene encoding siroheme synthase CysG: protein MANARAPARMEELAVLPLFFRLKGRPVLVAGASEAAAWKAELLAAAGADVTVCLGGEKACDELLALEKAGRVRLQAVNWQVAEWRDLSLALADCDDDAEAEAFAARARAEGVPFNVIDKPAFCSFQFGSIVNRSPVVVGISTDGAAPILGQAIRRRIETLLPKALAEWAGLAASLREAIGAQLKPGGARRTFWEHFVDLSFSGRPEEDAAERLMTRVTQIATAPQTGSVTLVGAGPGDPELLTLKAMRALQSADVILFDDLISPEILELARREAKRMLVGKRGGRTSCRQEDINRMMLDLARTGKRVVRLKSGDPSVFGRSGEEIAALRQAGIPVSVIPGVTAASALAAGTTTSLTHRDCAQSVRFVTGHSKKGALPDDLDWRAIADPTTTTMFYMGGRTAGEISARLIAEGLSPETPVLIASNISRADEKRWHGTLAGLSEGMKEIGHDNPVLFGVGRVFSRKMAGKEAIDETQAVFHKPVHGVQALPALSC, encoded by the coding sequence ATGGCTAACGCACGCGCTCCCGCCCGCATGGAGGAACTGGCGGTCCTGCCGCTGTTCTTTCGGTTGAAGGGCCGGCCGGTGCTGGTCGCCGGTGCCAGCGAAGCGGCGGCCTGGAAGGCCGAGCTTCTGGCCGCGGCCGGCGCCGACGTGACGGTCTGTCTCGGCGGCGAGAAGGCCTGCGACGAATTGCTGGCGCTTGAGAAAGCTGGCCGGGTTCGCCTTCAAGCCGTGAACTGGCAAGTGGCGGAATGGCGCGATCTCAGCCTGGCGCTGGCGGATTGCGACGACGATGCCGAGGCTGAAGCCTTCGCCGCCCGCGCGAGAGCCGAGGGCGTGCCCTTCAACGTCATCGACAAGCCGGCCTTCTGCAGCTTCCAGTTTGGCTCGATCGTCAACCGCTCGCCGGTCGTTGTCGGCATTTCCACCGATGGCGCCGCGCCCATTCTCGGCCAGGCGATCCGGCGGCGGATCGAGACGCTGCTGCCGAAGGCGCTTGCCGAATGGGCGGGCCTTGCCGCCTCCCTGCGTGAGGCCATTGGCGCGCAATTGAAGCCGGGCGGTGCGCGCCGGACCTTCTGGGAGCATTTTGTCGATCTGAGCTTTTCCGGTCGCCCCGAGGAGGATGCGGCGGAACGGCTTATGACGCGGGTGACACAGATCGCGACCGCGCCGCAGACCGGCAGCGTCACGCTTGTCGGCGCCGGACCGGGCGACCCGGAACTCCTGACGCTGAAGGCCATGCGGGCGCTGCAATCGGCCGATGTCATCCTGTTCGACGACCTGATCTCGCCGGAAATCCTCGAACTGGCGCGACGCGAGGCGAAGCGCATGCTGGTCGGAAAACGCGGCGGTCGGACAAGCTGCCGGCAGGAGGATATCAACCGGATGATGCTCGATCTGGCGCGGACCGGAAAGCGGGTCGTGCGGCTGAAATCGGGCGACCCTTCGGTGTTCGGGCGATCCGGCGAGGAAATTGCGGCGCTGCGGCAGGCAGGCATCCCGGTTTCCGTCATCCCCGGCGTCACCGCCGCAAGCGCGCTTGCCGCCGGCACCACCACCTCGCTCACCCACCGCGATTGCGCCCAGTCGGTCCGCTTCGTCACCGGGCACTCGAAAAAGGGCGCGTTGCCGGATGATCTCGACTGGCGCGCCATCGCCGACCCGACGACCACGACGATGTTCTACATGGGCGGCCGCACCGCGGGCGAGATCAGCGCCCGATTGATTGCGGAAGGACTCTCGCCCGAAACCCCGGTCCTGATCGCCTCCAACATCAGCCGTGCGGATGAGAAGCGCTGGCATGGCACGCTCGCCGGTCTGAGCGAGGGCATGAAGGAGATCGGCCACGACAACCCGGTTCTGTTCGGCGTCGGCCGGGTTTTTTCGCGGAAGATGGCAGGGAAGGAGGCGATCGATGAGACGCAGGCTGTCTTTCACAAGCCGGTGCACGGTGTACAGGCCTTACCCGCATTGTCATGCTAG
- a CDS encoding polysaccharide deacetylase family protein: MSATQQHDQLKPWTWGEDLWRNKLDKVRAGRSLMPARWKNGARMAVALSFDADQETFELKNGGVSIGRLSQGQYGVRRGMPRILAILEKYGVAASFFMPAVAAIINQDEVRSVIDNGHELGLHSWIHEFNSRLDYETERDLAFRAADTLEKLSGVRPVGMRTASWDFSPFTLAIAREMGLLYDSSLMADDDPYELLEDGEPTGMVEIPVEWIRDDAPYVAMDRMTGARPYGGPMMVADIFRREIEMAWEEGGLFQVTLHPHHVGHRSRIFILEDIIRLAQSKGDVWFCTHAELARYCAEESGLNGAASA, encoded by the coding sequence ATGAGCGCGACGCAACAACACGATCAACTAAAACCCTGGACCTGGGGCGAGGACCTCTGGCGCAACAAGCTCGACAAGGTCCGGGCCGGCCGCTCGCTGATGCCCGCGCGCTGGAAGAACGGTGCACGCATGGCCGTCGCGCTTTCCTTCGATGCCGATCAGGAAACCTTCGAGCTGAAGAACGGCGGCGTTTCCATCGGCCGCCTGAGCCAGGGCCAGTACGGGGTGCGCCGCGGCATGCCGCGTATCCTGGCGATACTCGAAAAATACGGCGTTGCCGCCTCTTTCTTCATGCCTGCCGTGGCCGCGATCATCAACCAGGACGAGGTCCGGTCCGTGATCGACAATGGCCACGAACTCGGCCTGCACAGCTGGATCCACGAGTTCAACTCCCGCCTTGACTACGAAACCGAGCGCGATCTTGCCTTCCGCGCGGCCGATACGCTGGAAAAGCTCTCGGGCGTGCGCCCGGTCGGCATGCGCACCGCCTCCTGGGATTTCAGCCCGTTCACGCTGGCGATCGCGCGTGAAATGGGGCTCCTCTACGATAGCTCGCTGATGGCCGATGACGATCCCTATGAGCTATTGGAAGACGGAGAGCCCACCGGAATGGTGGAAATTCCCGTCGAATGGATCAGGGACGATGCGCCTTACGTTGCGATGGATCGCATGACCGGCGCTCGACCCTATGGCGGACCGATGATGGTGGCAGACATCTTCCGCCGCGAGATCGAAATGGCGTGGGAAGAGGGCGGCCTGTTCCAGGTCACGCTTCATCCCCACCATGTCGGCCATCGGTCGCGAATCTTTATTCTTGAGGACATCATCCGGCTGGCGCAGTCGAAGGGTGATGTCTGGTTCTGCACCCATGCGGAATTGGCGCGCTATTGCGCCGAAGAATCCGGTCTCAATGGCGCCGCGTCCGCGTGA
- a CDS encoding IclR family transcriptional regulator, producing MNSEVKSAARILDLLEYLSERREAVSLSQICRDLGFPKSSGHALVQTLVARGHVIHTAGRYVMVEASRHGFPFKAHEEPLVVKAMPFMERLRDQSGETVLLSTMNAHCDVRRLAKCVSRQPVRYDVNMDAAITPYCTATGRLLLAYAPADALEDYLSRVQFLTYTRFTITNPDDLRRLLEKVRRDGYALNDQEFVTGSTGIAAPVWNREGKVIAALNLGTLTTRFMEKRELLILMVREAAYQLSRVMGYRI from the coding sequence ATGAACTCCGAGGTTAAAAGCGCGGCGCGCATTCTCGACCTGCTCGAATATCTGTCCGAGCGTCGCGAGGCCGTCTCGCTTTCTCAAATCTGCAGGGACCTGGGTTTCCCCAAGTCCAGCGGTCATGCGCTTGTGCAAACGCTGGTGGCGCGGGGACACGTCATTCATACCGCCGGACGTTATGTCATGGTCGAGGCGAGCCGGCATGGCTTCCCGTTCAAGGCCCATGAGGAGCCGCTGGTGGTCAAGGCCATGCCCTTCATGGAACGGCTTCGGGATCAATCCGGGGAAACCGTGCTGCTTTCGACGATGAACGCGCATTGCGACGTCCGGCGCCTGGCCAAATGCGTAAGCCGGCAGCCCGTGCGCTACGACGTCAACATGGATGCCGCGATCACGCCCTACTGCACCGCGACCGGGCGCCTGCTGCTCGCCTACGCACCCGCCGACGCACTGGAGGATTACCTGTCCCGCGTCCAGTTTCTCACCTATACCCGCTTCACCATCACCAATCCCGACGACCTGCGCCGCCTGCTGGAAAAGGTCCGCCGGGACGGTTACGCGCTGAACGATCAGGAGTTCGTCACGGGGTCGACGGGAATTGCAGCACCGGTCTGGAACCGCGAAGGAAAGGTGATCGCCGCGCTCAATCTCGGCACGCTGACAACGCGCTTCATGGAGAAACGGGAACTCCTGATCCTCATGGTCCGCGAGGCCGCCTATCAGCTCAGCCGAGTGATGGGCTACCGAATTTAG
- a CDS encoding ABC transporter substrate-binding protein, translated as MKTGIKSAAVLLVALMASVAGVEAKDTLTIDLPNDAATLDPHLQWNTDSYTIYRNIFDNLLTRDTSGEIVPQIATAWNYENDTTLVLKIRDDVTFQDGSKLTADDVAFSISRIIDPALKSPQLSQFDQIATAEVVDPTTVRITTKSAYPALLAQLVKLSIVPKAYVEKVGDAEFNLKPMGSGPYELAEWKKGIETDLKANDSYWRGQPPFETVVFRAVPDVSTRIADLKTGKADLVRDVPPDQATSIENDPNTKLLSVPTERIGYLYINAEAGPTEDVRVRQAIAYAIDKQGLVDALLEGYGAPVNVLGATPIFGYTDAVEGYSYDPDKASELIKEAGAEGAKLEFLTSPSYPRAVVEAIQQMLNDVGLDVEISSSDQATFLKRRQGDPANAGSLAYGAWSCACQDADGIIFPLFRTGSIWAKYSNPQYDALVDAARSTLDEDERKDLYKQAYEILREDVPGLGLFQTYALYGAAKDLDWQPSPNEAMFVMDMSWQQ; from the coding sequence ATGAAAACCGGAATAAAGTCCGCCGCCGTTCTTCTGGTGGCCCTGATGGCATCCGTCGCCGGCGTTGAAGCGAAGGACACGCTGACCATCGACCTACCGAATGATGCGGCAACGCTCGATCCGCATCTGCAGTGGAATACCGACAGCTACACGATCTACCGCAACATCTTTGACAACCTTCTGACCCGCGATACCTCCGGCGAGATCGTACCGCAGATCGCGACGGCATGGAATTATGAGAACGACACCACGCTCGTCCTCAAGATCCGCGACGACGTGACCTTCCAGGACGGCTCCAAGCTCACCGCCGACGATGTCGCCTTCTCCATCAGCCGGATCATCGACCCGGCGCTGAAGAGCCCGCAGCTTTCCCAGTTCGACCAGATCGCCACAGCCGAGGTCGTTGACCCGACGACGGTGAGGATCACCACAAAGTCGGCCTATCCGGCGCTGCTGGCCCAGCTCGTCAAGCTTTCGATCGTGCCGAAGGCCTATGTCGAAAAGGTCGGCGACGCGGAATTCAACCTCAAGCCCATGGGCAGCGGCCCATACGAACTTGCCGAGTGGAAGAAGGGCATCGAGACCGATCTCAAGGCCAATGACAGCTACTGGCGTGGCCAGCCTCCCTTCGAGACCGTCGTTTTCCGTGCGGTTCCGGACGTTTCCACCCGCATCGCCGACCTGAAGACCGGCAAGGCCGATCTGGTTCGCGACGTGCCCCCGGATCAGGCCACCAGCATCGAAAACGACCCCAACACCAAGCTCCTGTCGGTTCCCACCGAACGGATCGGCTATCTCTATATCAACGCCGAAGCCGGCCCGACGGAAGACGTGCGCGTGCGTCAGGCGATCGCCTATGCGATCGACAAGCAGGGCCTCGTCGACGCGCTTCTTGAGGGCTATGGCGCGCCGGTCAATGTGCTCGGTGCCACGCCGATCTTCGGCTACACCGACGCGGTGGAAGGCTATTCTTACGATCCGGACAAGGCGTCCGAACTGATCAAGGAAGCCGGCGCCGAGGGCGCCAAGCTGGAATTCCTGACTTCGCCATCCTATCCGCGCGCGGTTGTCGAGGCGATCCAGCAGATGCTCAATGATGTCGGTCTCGACGTCGAGATTTCCTCGAGCGACCAGGCGACCTTCCTGAAGCGTCGCCAGGGCGATCCGGCCAATGCCGGCAGCCTCGCCTATGGTGCATGGTCCTGCGCCTGCCAGGATGCCGACGGCATCATCTTCCCGCTGTTTCGTACCGGCAGTATCTGGGCGAAGTATTCGAACCCGCAATATGACGCCCTGGTCGATGCGGCCCGCTCGACCCTTGACGAAGACGAGCGCAAGGATCTCTACAAGCAGGCTTACGAAATCCTGCGCGAAGACGTTCCCGGCCTTGGCCTGTTCCAGACCTACGCGCTTTATGGCGCGGCGAAGGATCTCGACTGGCAGCCGTCTCCGAACGAGGCGATGTTCGTGATGGACATGAGCTGGCAGCAGTAA